From a single Bacteroidales bacterium genomic region:
- a CDS encoding glycosyltransferase, protein MKVLHIIRSKSESAIAPFITKQVQSLQELGVEAEIFQVQGKGVLSYLKNSLPLRRFIRSGQFDLIHAHYSLCGLTAILAFSGKPIVLSLMGSDALGEFTGPHKISLRSLPVVWLTRIIQPFVSAIIVKSENIRQKVYRKSITEIIPNGVNLERFKPENKMDARKALGLQPNKKYILFLANPTHQWKNFGLAEQAVQLLNDAETELLTPYPVGSELVAKYMNAADVLVHTSFMEGSSNVIKEAMACNCPIVATHVGDAAWVIGETEGCYITGFNPSEVSEKLKLALSFASNSNSTNGHNQILNLKLDTTSSAKKILNLYNQLV, encoded by the coding sequence ATGAAAGTCCTCCACATCATACGATCCAAAAGCGAATCTGCCATAGCGCCTTTTATCACAAAACAGGTGCAATCCTTGCAGGAATTGGGTGTTGAAGCAGAAATCTTCCAGGTTCAGGGAAAAGGCGTTCTTTCTTATTTGAAAAACAGCTTACCATTGCGCAGGTTTATACGATCCGGGCAGTTCGACCTCATCCATGCCCATTATTCGCTTTGCGGCCTGACTGCCATTCTTGCTTTTTCAGGCAAACCGATAGTTTTATCATTGATGGGCAGCGATGCATTGGGTGAATTTACAGGACCTCATAAAATCTCTCTGCGAAGCCTGCCGGTTGTCTGGCTTACGCGGATTATCCAGCCTTTTGTAAGCGCCATCATAGTGAAATCGGAAAATATCCGCCAAAAGGTTTACAGAAAAAGCATCACAGAAATTATTCCCAATGGTGTGAACCTGGAGCGCTTCAAACCGGAAAACAAGATGGATGCAAGGAAGGCGCTTGGCCTGCAACCCAATAAAAAATACATTCTCTTCCTTGCGAACCCAACGCATCAGTGGAAAAACTTCGGGCTGGCAGAGCAGGCCGTTCAATTGCTCAATGATGCGGAAACTGAGTTGCTTACCCCCTACCCTGTTGGGTCTGAACTTGTAGCAAAATACATGAATGCAGCCGATGTATTGGTTCACACTTCGTTTATGGAAGGCTCCTCCAACGTGATCAAGGAAGCCATGGCCTGCAACTGTCCCATAGTCGCCACCCATGTCGGCGATGCAGCCTGGGTTATTGGAGAAACGGAGGGTTGTTACATAACCGGATTCAATCCCAGTGAAGTATCTGAAAAGCTCAAACTTGCCCTATCCTTCGCAAGCAACAGCAATAGCACAAACGGCCATAACCAAATCCTCAACCTAAAACTAGACACAACATCCTCCGCAAAAAAAATACTCAACCTTTACAACCAACTAGTCTAA
- a CDS encoding DUF354 domain-containing protein — translation MNLLFELNHPAHGHLFKNTIRQLIANGHDTTVLIKDIPVLKAILDDAGIKYLVLGSKGKSITGKLLKQVGFVFRTYNLHRQKRFDAGIGISVTLPLLSRISAMPVIVCDDDDKKATPYFASLAHTNAAALLRPQALSHEGNSKNTIYYDGYHELAYLHPVVFTPDASVLKEQGIQSGETFFIVRLVSLKAHHDKGIKGIDREQMHTLAKTLKPHGRIILTHEAGGEQIPGTEPLRIHPARLHHLMAYAKMIISDGQTMCSEAACLGVPSVRINDFVGRISYLQEQEEKWKLTYGFKPTAFDEAVKKIGFILIENNEIYQHRRNMMLASFINVSGFLTWFIENWPSSLHTMKQNPEYQFNFWEVGGSSRE, via the coding sequence ATGAACCTCCTCTTCGAGCTCAACCACCCCGCCCACGGCCATTTGTTTAAAAACACAATACGGCAGTTGATTGCAAACGGTCATGATACGACGGTGCTAATTAAGGATATTCCTGTATTGAAAGCAATCCTCGATGATGCTGGCATTAAATATTTGGTATTGGGCAGCAAAGGGAAAAGTATCACTGGAAAGCTTTTAAAACAAGTCGGGTTTGTGTTCCGAACCTATAATCTTCACAGGCAAAAGCGTTTTGATGCAGGCATTGGAATTTCTGTGACGTTGCCATTGTTGAGCCGTATATCGGCTATGCCAGTGATTGTCTGCGATGACGACGACAAAAAAGCCACCCCTTATTTTGCTTCGCTGGCGCATACCAATGCCGCAGCATTGTTGCGTCCCCAGGCGCTCAGTCATGAAGGCAATAGCAAAAACACAATTTATTATGATGGTTACCATGAACTCGCTTATCTGCATCCGGTAGTTTTTACACCCGATGCTTCTGTATTGAAAGAGCAGGGTATTCAGTCAGGCGAAACATTCTTTATCGTCAGGCTGGTTTCATTAAAGGCGCACCACGACAAAGGCATCAAAGGCATTGACAGGGAACAAATGCATACGCTGGCAAAAACTTTAAAGCCTCATGGCCGGATCATCCTTACCCATGAAGCGGGTGGGGAACAGATTCCGGGCACTGAGCCATTGCGGATACATCCGGCACGGCTGCATCATTTAATGGCATATGCAAAAATGATCATCAGCGACGGTCAAACCATGTGTTCAGAGGCAGCATGTTTAGGTGTTCCCTCGGTTCGCATCAACGATTTTGTCGGGCGAATAAGCTACTTACAGGAACAGGAAGAAAAATGGAAACTTACCTATGGGTTCAAACCCACTGCTTTTGATGAGGCAGTGAAAAAAATTGGTTTTATACTCATTGAAAACAACGAGATTTACCAGCATCGCCGCAATATGATGCTGGCATCATTCATCAACGTTTCCGGCTTTTTAACCTGGTTCATCGAAAACTGGCCTTCAAGCTTGCATACCATGAAACAAAACCCTGAGTATCAATTTAATTTCTGGGAAGTTGGCGGTAGCAGTAGGGAGTAG
- the wecB gene encoding UDP-N-acetylglucosamine 2-epimerase (non-hydrolyzing) — translation MSLKILSVVGARPNFMKIAPFIRAINNHNQNPEPRTPNAERQTSNAKPVTSNLEPGTLNLEHLLVHTGQHYDDRMSEQFFRELNIPQADINLGVGSGSHAEQVGQTMIAFEKVLRAEKPDWVVVVGDVNATLACSVTAKKEWVKLCHIEAGLRSHDMKMPEEINRLVTDRLADLLLTPDELSSENLRKEGVPESKIRFVGNIMIDTLEANRLVAADLSLENIIMQNLTKSFELKTRIPENEKYAVLTLHRPSNVDTKEVLEPIVRFILDEVLSDITLLWTLHPRTLNKLKDFGLYEILAAHPNIILLEPVAYREMLRLNMGARMMLTDSGGLQEECTVLGTPCLTLRWNTERPVTLREYGGASVLVGNNIDQIRNEYYIALKKSRSPYRPSLWDGNTADRCLQAILENHLR, via the coding sequence ATGTCACTAAAAATCCTATCCGTGGTCGGCGCACGACCAAATTTTATGAAAATTGCGCCCTTCATCCGTGCCATCAACAACCATAACCAAAACCCAGAACCCCGAACGCCGAACGCCGAACGTCAAACGTCAAACGCAAAACCCGTTACCTCGAACCTTGAACCCGGAACTTTGAACCTCGAACACCTCCTCGTTCATACCGGCCAGCATTACGACGATCGCATGTCAGAACAATTTTTCCGCGAACTCAATATCCCCCAGGCAGATATAAATCTTGGGGTTGGTTCGGGAAGCCATGCCGAGCAGGTTGGACAGACCATGATCGCATTTGAGAAAGTACTCAGGGCCGAAAAACCCGATTGGGTGGTGGTGGTAGGCGATGTAAACGCTACCCTTGCATGCTCGGTAACGGCAAAGAAAGAATGGGTCAAACTTTGCCATATTGAAGCCGGTTTGCGTTCGCACGACATGAAAATGCCCGAGGAAATCAACCGGCTGGTAACCGACCGTTTAGCGGATCTTTTGCTCACTCCCGATGAGCTTTCCTCTGAAAATCTAAGGAAAGAAGGCGTGCCGGAAAGCAAGATCAGATTTGTGGGCAATATCATGATTGATACCCTCGAAGCAAACCGCCTCGTTGCTGCAGATCTGAGCCTCGAAAATATTATCATGCAAAACCTTACCAAAAGCTTTGAACTGAAAACACGCATTCCGGAAAATGAAAAATATGCTGTTTTAACCCTGCACCGTCCTTCAAATGTGGACACGAAAGAAGTGTTGGAACCAATCGTGCGGTTTATACTTGATGAGGTTCTGAGCGACATCACCCTGCTGTGGACTTTACATCCACGCACGTTGAACAAGCTGAAAGATTTCGGCCTGTACGAAATCCTTGCCGCACACCCGAACATTATATTGCTCGAACCGGTTGCCTATCGCGAAATGCTTCGTCTGAACATGGGAGCCCGCATGATGTTAACCGACAGTGGCGGATTGCAGGAAGAATGCACGGTATTGGGAACGCCCTGCCTCACCTTGCGGTGGAATACCGAGCGGCCCGTTACGCTCCGGGAGTATGGCGGGGCAAGCGTGTTGGTCGGAAATAACATTGATCAGATCCGGAATGAATACTATATTGCCTTAAAAAAGTCGCGTTCGCCATACAGACCATCCCTATGGGACGGCAACACTGCAGACAGATGCCTGCAAGCCATTCTTGAGAACCATCTGCGGTAA
- a CDS encoding GNAT family N-acetyltransferase — translation MFQSEILRNPTNASPELRDFFYHHPPSFFQSLHFLELLNGTHGFRPFMLIIKQDRRILATLCGTNIREGSGLKAWASERTVIYGHPVIGSGSDPALMLGVLLEELNHVSQGSLFTQFRNDTAQSVNDPAFRNAGFHWRDRLNLIKPIHNLEEAWATLSASRKRQINSSRKHGIEVISNPSHEQMLEFYNQLLELYRYKVRKPLPSSEFFERFYSLSTNGSFHGKIILCAFKGKIVSGIVCPYTPGASMYEWYVCGLDEEYRSHKIFPSVMATWAAIEAGNQLGCKSFDFMGLGIPSRPYGVREFKSRFGGEWVNHGRWSRVNNSVFYTIAEIGYNMMRILRNV, via the coding sequence ATGTTCCAGTCCGAAATTCTAAGGAACCCTACCAATGCCAGCCCGGAGCTCCGGGATTTTTTTTATCACCACCCTCCCTCCTTCTTCCAAAGCCTCCACTTTCTTGAACTACTGAACGGAACTCATGGTTTCCGGCCTTTTATGCTTATCATAAAGCAGGATCGCAGGATTCTGGCTACACTCTGCGGCACAAATATCCGTGAAGGTAGCGGGCTGAAAGCATGGGCTTCGGAGCGTACGGTTATTTACGGACATCCGGTTATAGGATCAGGATCAGATCCTGCTTTGATGCTTGGTGTTCTACTTGAAGAGCTTAATCATGTGAGCCAGGGTTCTCTGTTCACCCAATTTCGTAATGATACAGCTCAATCGGTAAATGACCCGGCTTTCAGGAACGCAGGCTTCCACTGGCGTGATCGTCTGAACCTTATCAAACCCATTCATAATCTTGAAGAAGCCTGGGCAACGCTGAGCGCATCGCGCAAAAGACAGATAAACAGCAGCCGCAAGCACGGAATCGAAGTGATTAGCAATCCCAGCCATGAACAAATGCTTGAATTTTACAATCAATTGCTTGAATTATACCGATACAAGGTCAGAAAACCTTTGCCCTCAAGTGAATTTTTTGAGCGCTTTTATTCGCTAAGCACTAATGGAAGCTTTCATGGAAAGATCATTCTCTGTGCTTTTAAAGGGAAAATAGTGAGCGGGATTGTTTGCCCTTATACACCAGGAGCATCCATGTATGAATGGTATGTTTGCGGATTGGATGAGGAATACCGCAGCCATAAAATTTTTCCCAGTGTTATGGCCACCTGGGCAGCCATAGAGGCGGGCAACCAACTGGGATGCAAGTCCTTTGATTTTATGGGGCTGGGCATACCTTCGCGGCCTTATGGAGTGAGGGAATTTAAATCACGATTTGGTGGCGAGTGGGTGAACCATGGACGTTGGAGCCGTGTTAATAATTCCGTGTTTTACACAATCGCCGAAATAGGGTACAACATGATGAGAATACTCAGGAATGTTTAA
- a CDS encoding sugar transferase: MKRFLLHLIADMVIVALAFIIVGKFYQGPIDTVIDKYQTPFIVFLTIFLIISFWLNKYEHIQSMGYVAMLNLYAKALFYTAGITVLAMYLLQLTYFSRFIILGTMLGIFVMEFLWVSLFQAVRMAVLIPERQDLEHERAIRQSLMNEQVSEIRPSIDVRERKYRETILEESGREVLMFLEERIDIDSPLTQIIATTTRFNIMNLPNNYFETIVNLKRINDVQYINKLLEAINVKLKYGGVYIGAVETLCLRKARIMKSYPPLLNWMAYAMDFLVNRVVPKFPVSKKLYFMFTTGRNRVLSQAEIFGRLYSCGFELEKYEIFENLMWFRVKRVAAPVFDYQPTYGPLIRLKRTGKGGKIINVYKMRTMHAYSEYLQEYVYKQSNLQEGGKFNNDFRVTRWGSFLRSLWLDELPMLINLFNGDLKLVGVRPLSKQYFSLYTPELQEKRNRTKPGLVPPYYAQHPTPKTLEEVMANEDQYLEDYFRSPFKTDFTYFWRAFYNIVFRHARSK; this comes from the coding sequence ATGAAGCGTTTTCTTCTTCACCTGATCGCTGATATGGTAATTGTTGCCCTGGCATTTATCATTGTAGGCAAGTTCTATCAGGGTCCCATTGATACTGTGATTGATAAGTACCAAACGCCCTTTATCGTTTTCCTCACCATTTTTCTGATCATCTCCTTCTGGCTCAATAAATATGAGCATATCCAGAGCATGGGTTATGTAGCCATGCTTAACCTTTACGCGAAAGCATTGTTCTACACGGCGGGCATCACTGTGCTGGCCATGTACCTTTTACAGCTCACTTACTTTTCGCGCTTTATCATCCTGGGAACAATGCTGGGAATTTTTGTAATGGAATTTTTATGGGTATCGCTGTTTCAGGCAGTGCGTATGGCGGTGTTGATCCCCGAGAGACAAGACCTGGAACATGAGCGCGCTATTCGGCAATCGCTGATGAATGAGCAGGTGAGTGAGATAAGACCGAGTATTGATGTACGTGAACGCAAATACCGTGAAACCATTCTTGAAGAATCAGGGCGTGAAGTGCTGATGTTTCTTGAAGAGCGCATTGATATTGACTCACCGCTTACCCAAATCATAGCCACCACCACCAGGTTCAATATTATGAACCTGCCCAACAATTATTTTGAAACCATTGTGAACCTCAAGCGCATCAACGATGTGCAATATATTAACAAGTTGCTTGAGGCCATTAATGTGAAGCTGAAATACGGCGGTGTGTATATTGGAGCTGTTGAAACGCTTTGTCTCCGTAAAGCCCGGATTATGAAATCCTATCCACCTTTGCTCAACTGGATGGCGTATGCTATGGATTTCCTGGTGAACAGGGTCGTTCCCAAATTCCCTGTTTCAAAGAAACTCTACTTTATGTTCACTACCGGCAGGAACAGGGTATTGTCGCAGGCTGAAATTTTTGGACGTCTTTATTCCTGCGGATTCGAACTTGAAAAATATGAAATCTTTGAAAACCTGATGTGGTTTAGGGTAAAGAGAGTGGCCGCGCCGGTTTTTGATTATCAGCCCACCTATGGGCCTTTGATCCGCTTAAAGCGAACCGGAAAAGGAGGAAAGATAATCAATGTGTATAAAATGCGAACCATGCACGCCTACAGCGAATATTTGCAGGAATATGTGTACAAGCAAAGCAATCTGCAGGAAGGCGGCAAGTTCAACAATGATTTCCGTGTAACCCGTTGGGGAAGTTTCCTGCGTTCGCTCTGGCTCGATGAATTGCCCATGCTGATCAATCTGTTCAATGGTGACTTGAAACTTGTTGGTGTAAGACCCCTTAGCAAACAATATTTCTCACTTTACACCCCGGAACTTCAGGAAAAGAGGAACAGGACTAAACCCGGGCTTGTACCTCCCTATTACGCCCAACATCCAACCCCAAAAACCCTTGAAGAAGTAATGGCCAACGAAGATCAATACCTCGAAGACTATTTTAGAAGCCCTTTCAAGACAGATTTTACATACTTCTGGAGGGCATTTTACAACATCGTTTTCAGGCACGCACGCAGCAAATAA